In Populus alba chromosome 4, ASM523922v2, whole genome shotgun sequence, the genomic window ATCCCTAACTTGACAATATTAATGTGGTCTAGAAAAGTACTTCATGCCTACATAGTCCAATGATTTGGTTCTTCGGCGGATTGACATGGTTGGGCTTCACTGTCGGCTAACGAAGAATACTGGTGTTCAGCTGATATTTAAGACTCCTCTATAGAGCTGGCATGGTCGCTGGGAATAAAAAACTGATTCTAGAGTCAGATTCAGAACTTGTGGTTGTTTTATTATCACGTGATATGGTGAAGATTGATGCAAATTATGTGTTAATAACAAAAGTAAGAGAGGTGTTGAAGTTGGCATGGGATATGTAAAGATACAACATGCAcatataatttaatgtgttaaaGCATCAAGTTGGAAACTCTCATTtgtaactggaaaaaaaaaaaaaaaaaaaaaaaaaaaaaaacagatagcAATTTGACAGCAATGAGGTTGGAATCATATAACAATACCTCGATTCCTTGACAATGCCGGCTAGCCTGGCATGTCTTTAGATGTAGCCAAATGTGTGGCAGCAGCCAGCAGGCTGCAGCCTCTCCTCTTCTATTATTTCCGATAGCAAACAAAAACTAGTGCATGGCTTTCtgacaggaaaaaagaaaagaaggaaaacgaGTCCCAAACAGACTGAAACCAGGCCCTCAGGCCAGGCTCAAACCAGTCCTCCTTAACCATTTCGACCTGAAACTGACCAGATCACAGGGTTGTGCTCCACATTTCAAAGACATAGCATGGCGCCACTTTATTACATACATGCACGTCTCCTGATTGGTTCACATTTtggtgaaataatatatttttattggctgcataattcattatttttataggtTAATACCATCAGGAAGAAGTCATTGTCCCCTCTTTATCATATGCTCACTCTTCCTCCAAATTAGTCTATCTCCATCTTTGTCCATTGCGAAGCCAATGTTGCGCCCCGTAGTATCCTCCCACATTCCCATGGCATCTTTGTCGAAAGAGTAGGGAAGTGATCTGTAAGCCAGCAATCAAGccaaaacaaagttttcttgCCATTTCCGATAAGGACCAAAGATTGCTCATTCACAATATCCTGCAACTTATTATTTCTCACACAATGATTGACAATCCGGGACCCACATAGAAGCTTAGCAGATTAGAATAGATTTTTGATCACACCCTTCCACATACTTGATTCCTTAAACCTCCACCTTATTACATTAAACTTTCTCTCCCTCGTTcatctctctttattttctctaactTCTCTGACTTAATCCAAATCATAACATTCAGGCCCAAACATTACGTCCAAAATCAGTCATGGAAAGCCCAATATCTGATCCTTCTCTACTTTCCTTTTTAATAATACACTGTCTCTTGAAGCGTAGAGAAGACACCATGAAGTCAAGCAACTAGGGCAGTCTTAGCTAGCTTGTATTGTCAAAGCATAGACAATTTAACGAGAATTAAAGAttataaactttgattttattgtattttcttagTAGCCAACGACCTTATCACTCTTTAGTCATCTAACACttgaaaatcatatataatCATCACAAGTAATTGAGAGGAAAAAGGTAAGAGGTACAGAATCTTTAATGGGAAAGGGGAAAGTGAGGTTGGTCAACCAAGGTCCATATGCAACTCTACTGCCCCACAAGTCTTAACTCTCACCTCTACCTCTCTTTCATACTACATGCTGGTGCTTAATTTGATGCAGGTCATACCGGACAAGGGTTTGGCGAGGCTCACAAGTCACAATATTGAAACCTCAAGGGTACTTAACAGGCCTTAAATATGGAGGAATGGACAACATTCTTGACCTAAAATCAAATGAATCTAGTAGAGGAtaaccttcaaaaaaaaaaaaaaagccccacAATTATTCAtacttcaattctttttttcagTACGTAGTCTTGGATAAGCAAAGAACATGTTCTAATGCTGCTACTGCAATTGTAAGATGATCTCACTAGTCCATGTTCTTATAATCTTGATCATATATAACTTGTCAAGTCAACTATATAACATTGTCTGTGTATAATTTGCAAATATTGGGACATCAATCGCAACTTGCCAGGAGGGCAGGACAGATATCAATTATATGACCATCACTTGAACAAAATAGCTATGATACTAATTTCTTGTCATACTTAGTTTCTcttaaatgattcaaaaatatttgttacttTGTATGTTGCAGATTGCATGGAGCTGAGTATAGTGTCATTTATAATAGTAATGACAAGTTAGAGATTTCATTTATGAGCACCAAACTGCCTCTCAGTATTGACATAAGGTCTTTGATCCATCTGAGCCTTCTTGTTCCTCTTTCAAAATTAATCTTCCTGAACTTATATTGAGTTTTAATATAATCTTCTTTCTGTTCTTAGCTACATATTGAATAGGTGGTGTTTCAGGTTCCTTTGCTAATTATGCCATGTTTGTTCTACGAGCTTCTGGCTAATGCCTGGATCTCCAGACAGAGGCCAGCTAATTTGCCTGATCTTGCCCATCCTGACAAGGATGGTCTTCAAGTTTGGACGCGACAAGTAAAATAATGCCTCTCTACGCTATTCGCTAATTAATGCCTCTTTCTGTACATGTTTGTTGGCTTTAAGCGAAAATGcttattttagatttcattacATGGCAAGTTCACTTGAGGTGAGAGAATGTTGCTAAGATGATCTATTGATAATCATGACAGAGACAAACAGCTTAGCCAACTTTCAATGCTCACTGATAAAATTCTGGACAATCCGTTAATTGATACTAGTGATGATAATGTAGAACATTTAATGAACACTTCAGTTACAAGAAACAGTTCATATCATTTCGATCCAAAGAGTTTTATACAAAATCTGTAACAGCATGCTCTGCAAGCTGCTCCAGGCCTTTGCATCTTTGAGTTTGTTTTGTACAAAATTGCATGCAAAGTATGCTCAAAGGATTTTTTGTTCCCTGACTGTATCGTGATCGTCCAGCTAGATAAAATCGTTACTAACTTTACAGGCCGGATATTGTTAAAAGCAAACCATAATGATCACTAGGCAAGACAGGTAACTCCAGCATCTTTACCTCTTTTCTCACTTTCTTCTCCTTCATATATGATAAACCAGGTATTGCATCCTTACCAATCATGTCAATTTTACTGATCTTGAAATCACACAGACTGCATATGAATCGATCCAGTCTCTTTTGCAATGCACGATTACCAGACAACATTTGGTTGGATTTGGTATCATATGTCCATCCATTGTCCCCTGGCTTCAACTCTACCCAGGCATCAACCCATCCATCAGGGAAAGGAAACTGACCATCCAACTTATCATCCCAGTTCATGTCACCGCAAAAAATCACATTTGAGTTCTTCTTGAGAAGGTTGATGGCCTCCTTTGCCTGATCCACACGTTCCTTGCTGAACATCTGATCCCATTTTGGAGGTGCTGGACATGGACTCTCTAGATGGCTAGTGGCAACAACTAATGACTTTTTTCCTGGAACTTCAAGCTCGGCAATGCAAAGTTCTCTCCCCATTATTGAATTCATAAAGGGTTTAGTGCTGAAGGATTTTACTGGCAGTTTGCTTAACTGCAAACAAGGGGgcaatattaataatactaaaaaaaatgaatgccAACATTAAATGAACTGTAAATGacatttacaaaaaaacaatgcCAACACTAATTCTTTAagatactaattttttttcccacgttTTACAGAAAAACAATGACATTTAATGAACTGCTAAAATTTAGTTAAAGGTCAAACGTATTCAGTGATCAGTCAGATAATCATGGGCCGGTCCAGTAAATTAAACACTATCACTCAACCAAAAGAAGCAAAACCTGCAAAAGCTCATTCAACAGCCAGCATAAAACCATGTTTCCATGATTCTCCAGTTCTGGGGAGAGAGTGTACAGCAAGAGAACTATCAGGATCCATACTTGTTGGTAAAAGTTAGCCAGAAACATGCTAACGGTCATGTTAATTTGAAACCATGTATGCGTTGTCTCTGCCATAACAGGAGCATGAGAGTAACTGTAACAACTTTCAACATGGTGACTTACGGGACCACTAATTTTGATGCTTAATGTATCTATCTGGCAGGCCTGCGAATGGTGTATGATAAGAACATAGAAGCAGAATCACCATCCAGCACATGTCAAAACCATACCTGCATGCAAAAGTATCCTCTTGAACTTGCTATTTCAGAAGAAACAGAGCATTGATATGCTTTCCACCAGCTGGATCGCTGAAATATGTCATATATATCTGGAATAACCTCCTGCAAGGAAAAATGGAAATAGTTAAGATGAAAGTCAACACAGGAAGATCCAATTTCATGAGGTAGGGAACAAGAAAAACCTGTAAACAAATGACATCTGGTGAATGTAGTTGAATAAGTTCACCAAGTGCTTTCATCCTCCTATGCATCTCCAGGTCTTCTCGGAACCAAACATTATAGCTCAAAATCTTGAAGGAACCAAGCACTGCTGCTGAATTTGTATCCTCTGCCACAAATTTAAGATGCTTTGAATCGTGCAATGAACATATATAACTGGAAGCTTTTAATAAATTCCCATCTCCCTAGCAACCAGTCAAATTTTATGATGGTAAAACTGGTGCTAAAAAGCAAAATGAATGAAGCAACTCAACAAAACCAATGCTTACGCATGACCTCATCAATCCATCATTGTGGTTTCagacaacataaataaactaaCAAAGCAAAGAACCATTAAACTgaaatatgtaaataaataaataaaatgaaaacagcTTGGACTATAAAAATCCCCGTTACCTGTCAAAACAGCCACTCCCTTGTTTGATGCCCTAGCACCTTGAAACGCACCCAATTTCACACTAGCCCCATCACTTTCATCTGCATATACTAGAACATTCAAGAACAAAATCTAGAAGCCTAACAAGAAGCACAAAAAACAActaaactttaattaaaaaaaaaaaaatatatatatatatatatatatatatatatatatatataaagaaaagctGGCTAGATGATTATTCAGGACAAGACCACAAGCTTAACATGTGACCGACAACAAGCAATGGTATTAATGTTCACATTTTTCACACACACTTTATTACTTAACATAACCTCTCTAACCCACCACTATCAATGaagacaatataaataaatgacaaaacaaaaacctttAAAGAAGActaactagaaccaaaaaaaaaaaacttacgaCTCACCCTTTAGAACTGTGACTCCCTTGTTTGATGATTTAACCCCTTGAAACCCACCCAATCTCACACTATGGCCATCACCTCCATCTGCATATATCAGCAACAAAACCCAAAGGACAAAGAACATTACTAGTAACTCACATTGTACTTAGCATACACACAATAATGTAATCAAACTCacattgttaaaataaaaatagcaacaaAACTACAACCTCGGAAATTTCCATTTTGAGTTGCACAGAGAGGAAATAAACTTACAGAGCATAAACCTTTAAAAcgaccaaaaaagaagaagaacttgAGCCACAAACATTTGACTTACCCTTTAAAACAGTCACTCCCTTGTTTGATGCTTTAACACCTTGGAATGCACCCGATTTCGCAGAATCCCCATCACCTCCAACTGCATACACAAGCAACATTCATCCATTAAGCAGacaaaaaacccaacaaaatcCATAAAGCAAACAACAAACACCCAAAAAATAACCAACCTTCGACATTGTTCAAAGACTTTACCCCACGAAACCCACCCTCTTGATGATCGTCAACTGGGTCTCTAACCTTCCTCTTACAATGCCTTAGGGGCATGAAAACAGACCCAACAGAAGAATCCACATCACCATCAAGACCACTAGTATCGGTCAAATCCTCTAaactagaaagagaaaaaacagaacCTCTAGTGCCACATACTTCACAGCTACTGTTCTTATACGGGTTCAAGAAAGTGCAAGCCTTGCAAGACCATTTTGGGGTTTCTTGATTTGAAGAAGAGGAAGGTAGTGGAGGGGGTGAAGGAGGTGAGAGACAGATTTGGCAAGTGGGTTTTGGTGATGGAGAGTTAATGAAAGTACACTTCTTGCAAGACCAAGACATGAGGTTTGAGAGATGAACAGAAAGATTGCAGCTTTTACTAGGTTTATAAAGGGGAGAGATGATGACGATGGGCACAAAGGTTATTTTTTGCAACAAAGATTGCATTTTTATAAGTTTGGAAAGTTCA contains:
- the LOC118059271 gene encoding uncharacterized protein yields the protein MQSLLQKITFVPIVIISPLYKPSKSCNLSVHLSNLMSWSCKKCTFINSPSPKPTCQICLSPPSPPPLPSSSSNQETPKWSCKACTFLNPYKNSSCEVCGTRGSVFSLSSLEDLTDTSGLDGDVDSSVGSVFMPLRHCKRKVRDPVDDHQEGGFRGVKSLNNVEVGGDGDSAKSGAFQGVKASNKGVTVLKDGGDGHSVRLGGFQGVKSSNKGVTVLKDESDGASVKLGAFQGARASNKGVAVLTEDTNSAAVLGSFKILSYNVWFREDLEMHRRMKALGELIQLHSPDVICLQEVIPDIYDIFQRSSWWKAYQCSVSSEIASSRGYFCMQLSKLPVKSFSTKPFMNSIMGRELCIAELEVPGKKSLVVATSHLESPCPAPPKWDQMFSKERVDQAKEAINLLKKNSNVIFCGDMNWDDKLDGQFPFPDGWVDAWVELKPGDNGWTYDTKSNQMLSGNRALQKRLDRFICSLCDFKISKIDMIGKDAIPGLSYMKEKKVRKEVKMLELPVLPSDHYGLLLTISGL